Genomic DNA from Acidisoma sp. PAMC 29798:
AACCAGCTCGTCCAGGAAGGTTCGTCCTCTTCGGCAGACGTCTTCATGACGGAAAATTCGCCGGAACTGATGCTTCTCGATGAAAAGAAGCTGCTCACCTCCGTCAATCCGTCCACGCTTTCGGCTGTGCCGCCCACAGATAGCGCCCCAAGTGGCAACTGGGTCGGGGTCCTGGCGCGGGAGAATGTGCTGACATTCAATCCGGCCTTGATCCAGGACAGCGCCTTACCGGTGTCGCTGCTCGATCTCGCCAAGCCCGCGTGGAAGAACAAGATCGCCATCGCCCCGAGCGACAGCGACTTTCTGCCGCTGGTCAGCGCCGTCCTGGCCCTCAAGGGGCATGACGCGACGCTCGCATGGCTCCAGGGGCTGAAGGCCAATGCGCAGGTCTTCGATGATGACGAAGCCGTCGTCGCAGCGGTCGATCGGGGCGCCGTCGCGACCGGCATTATCAACAGCTATTACTGGGCGCGGCTCGTCACCGAACAGGGCGTGGCAAAGTCCCATGCGCAAATCCATCACTTCACCAATGGCGACGCCGGCGCGCTGGTGAATATCTCGGGCGCTGCCATCTTGGCGTCTTCCAAAAACAAGGACGCTGCGCAGAAATTCCTCGCCTTCCTGGTCTCAAAGCCGACCCAGACCATGCTCGCGTCCTCGGACGTCGATTTCGAGTATCCGCTGGCCGAGGGCGTGCCGGTCAATCCGATGATGAAGCCCCGTGCCGAACTCCAGCCTCCGGCGATCTCCCTCGAAAAGCTGGGTGACGACCGCCCGGCCGCACAACTCCTCCGTGAGGCAGGGCTCATCTAAGGTCACTTCCGGTCGTCTTCGCGTGCGCTGGACACCAACGCGTCGTCCCCCGGCCGCCCTCCTGGCGGCCGGTCTCCTCGCGGGTCTGCTCGTTCTGGTTCCCATCGTCTGGACAGGCGGCCTCGCACTCGGCGTCGGCTTTTCCGATGCACGTCTGCTGCTGTTTCG
This window encodes:
- a CDS encoding extracellular solute-binding protein, whose amino-acid sequence is MLKTSLARYWLAVGAPAVVLALSSATPVHAADAPVLTLYSAQHEQVIDMLTTAFTKQTGIQVQSHAGEGPDIANQLVQEGSSSSADVFMTENSPELMLLDEKKLLTSVNPSTLSAVPPTDSAPSGNWVGVLARENVLTFNPALIQDSALPVSLLDLAKPAWKNKIAIAPSDSDFLPLVSAVLALKGHDATLAWLQGLKANAQVFDDDEAVVAAVDRGAVATGIINSYYWARLVTEQGVAKSHAQIHHFTNGDAGALVNISGAAILASSKNKDAAQKFLAFLVSKPTQTMLASSDVDFEYPLAEGVPVNPMMKPRAELQPPAISLEKLGDDRPAAQLLREAGLI